One region of Diabrotica undecimpunctata isolate CICGRU chromosome 6, icDiaUnde3, whole genome shotgun sequence genomic DNA includes:
- the LOC140444769 gene encoding uncharacterized protein, with the protein MESKSKYYKCCLVPLCKSTTIKTPNKIFIRLPVDKKRRLNWLRACRRDISVTAQALHVCEDHFNLENDMENYIKFKLMGGQKRMKLNVVPHIFNCQPDRKRAHSHYPRITALKRVKHQLIEDAVASTSSQSSECFGSILQNDIDTLKIDSVIETNQKSDISTQTHIKFRSKSVQCKLDCGDSVSNLSLNIVFSRDIGTSPLKLNVPTFCPQIEFGSDTSKTESESEESVYSSYSAGCVSDHQSYDEEVQDIENQFKNLTLKCTLMKMEKRPRIYLGLPEYAYYTFQLLQNYCKLPNWNIFLSLKKIRTGHSFTLLGDDFGISESYASRIFSKSLPIISKYVRKLILTPNINSIKSNLPIAFRARYSDVLCIIDCLEIEIEKPLDSIKQSLTWSEYKKCNTLKYLISCTPDGIINFISNAFGGRTSDAVIIENSGFLCMLPPKVSIMADRGFKHIEHLLVAKGCKLIRPPSVSSNTKLSPIEVIETKRIASLRIHVERVIRRLREFAFLAPHACVDNKLIPYMDQLIKIACGLVNLQSGLILGK; encoded by the exons ATGGAAAGTAAAAGTAAATACTACAAGTGTTGTTTAGTACCATTGTGTAAAAGTACAACCATTAAAACCcccaacaaaatatttattagattacCAGTCGATAAAAAACGGCGTTTAAACTGGTTACGTGCCTGTCGAAGGGATATTTCAGTTACTGCTCAAGCTCTTCATGTATGTGAAGATCATTTTAAT TTGGAAAATGAtatggaaaactatattaaattcaAACTTATGGGTGGCCAAAAGAGGATGAAATTAAATGTTGTCCCTCACATATTTAATTGTCAACCAGATAGGAAAAGGGCACATTCTCATTATCCTAGAATAACAGCACTTAAGAGGGTTAAACATCAATTAATTGAGGATGCAGTTGCTTCAACTTCTTCACAGTCTTCAGAATGTTTTGGGAGTATTCTGCAAAATGATATAGACACTCTAAAAATTGATAGTGTCATTGAAACCAATCAAAAAAGTGATATTTCAACTCAGACTCACATAAAATTCAGGAGTAAAAGTGTACAATGCAAGTTAGATTGTGGTGATTCTGTTAGTAATTTATCATTAAACATAGTTTTTAGTAGAGATATTGGGACATCACCACTGAAACTCAATGTACCAACCTTTTGTCCACAAATCGAATTTGGATCTGATACCTCTAAAACTGAGTCTGAAAGTGAAGAATCTGTTTATAGTAGTTATAGTGCTGGTTGTGTAAGTGATCATCAATCATATGATGAGGAAGTGCAGGATATTGAAAATCAATTTAAAAACTTGACATTAAAGTGTACCCTAATGAAGATGGAAAAGAGACCCAGGATATATCTAGGATTACCTGAATATGCATATTATACTTTTCAGTTATTACAAAACTATTGTAAGTTAccaaattggaatatttttttaagtttaaaaaaaattagaacagGGCATTCATTTACACTACTAGGGGATGATTTTGGTATAAGTGAGAGTTATGCATCAAGAATTTTTTCAAAATCATTACCAATCATTAGTAAATATGTAAGAAAGCTTATACTGACACCCAACATTAACAGCATAAAATCAAATTTACCAATAGCTTTTCGAGCTCGATACAGTGatgtattatgtattattgaTTGTTTAGAGATTGAAATAGAAAAACCTTTAGATTCTATTAAACAATCTTTAACTTGGTCAGAGTATAAGAAGTGTAATacactaaaatatttaatatcttgTACTCCTGATGGCATTATTAATTTCATTTCTAATGCTTTTGGTGGTCGAACATCtgatgcagttattatagagaaCAGTGGGTTTTTGTGTATGCTTCCTCCCAAGGTGTCTATCATGGCAGATAGGGGTTTTAAACATATAGAACATTTATTGGTTGCTAAAGGTTGCAAATTAATTAGACCACCAAGTGTCTCTTCAAACACAAAATTAAGTCCAATTGAAGTGATAGAAACCAAGCGCATTGCCAGTTTAAGGATTCATGTTGAAAGAGTCATACGCAGATTAAGAGAATTTGCATTCTTGGCTCCCCATGCATGTGTTGACAATAAGTTGATACCTTATATGGACCAGCTAATAAAAATAGCTTGTGGGCTAGTCAATTTGCAGTCTGGTCTAATTTTAGGAAAGTAA